From the genome of Nicotiana sylvestris chromosome 2, ASM39365v2, whole genome shotgun sequence, one region includes:
- the LOC104235828 gene encoding cytochrome c oxidase subunit 6a, mitochondrial, protein MATAMFRSSIRSALRSGAPRVTPASKRTFSSHSSVEEEAREASKWEKITYVGIVSCSILAAICLSKGHPHSDEPPAYSYLHIRNKEFPWGPDGLFEVKHH, encoded by the exons ATGGCGACGGCGATGTTCAGATCTAGTATTCGCTCCGCCCTCCGCAGCGGCGCTCCTCGTGTAACTCCGGCTTCCAAGAGAACCTTCTCTTCTCACTCATCCGTTGAGGAAGAGGCCC GTGAAGCCTCTAAGTGGGAGAAAATTACTTATGTTGGAATAGTTTCCTGCTCTATTCTTGCTGCGATTTGTCTGTCAAAGGGTCACCCTCACTCTGATGAGCCTCCT GCTTACTCATATCTGCACATTCGCAACAAGGAGTTTCCATGGG GTCCAGATGGGCTTTTTGAGGTCAAGCACCACTGA